In one Stieleria sp. JC731 genomic region, the following are encoded:
- the malQ gene encoding 4-alpha-glucanotransferase produces MNDRKSGVLMHVTSLPGRFGIGDLGPEAFRFVDFLSAASQSVWQILPLTVTSSLTGNSPYSSLSAFALNPLLVSPEVLLREGLVTEEHVEYIYARESGPAHFRRVKMLKEALLMQAFEVFQQTGKFADEFSAFVDSQSHWLEDYAKFVVLKQVFGGQIWCEWPEPFRLPDEAELQRFAKLYEHQLNFHRFVQFLLWKQWNAVREYCHSKGVQVMGDLPIYVETDSADVWANPECFKLADNFKPEWVAGVPPDYFSATGQLWGNPVYRWDVLKEQKYQWWVDRFRHNTELYDVIRIDHFRGLVQYWEVAASEETAINGHWADVPVHDFLETVFAQIDADRFVAEDLGTITEDVHEVMEQYSLAGMKVLMFGFGGDLVDHPYLPHNYTENCVAYTGTHDNNTVVGWFNKEMTPDESKNFRTYLKRHVNSDNVAWEMIRLIWESKAKLTIAPIQDLLSLDETARMNIPGVGEECWRWRCPYLDLNDELAERLRKITQATGRASS; encoded by the coding sequence ATGAATGATCGAAAAAGCGGCGTGCTCATGCACGTCACCTCTTTGCCCGGACGATTTGGAATCGGCGATCTTGGTCCCGAAGCTTTTCGGTTCGTAGATTTCCTTAGCGCAGCATCACAATCGGTCTGGCAAATCTTGCCACTGACAGTAACCAGCTCGCTAACCGGGAATTCTCCCTACAGCAGCTTGTCGGCGTTCGCACTTAATCCACTGCTTGTCAGTCCAGAAGTGCTCCTCCGAGAAGGCTTGGTGACGGAAGAACACGTCGAATACATCTACGCTCGCGAAAGCGGTCCGGCGCACTTTCGTCGCGTCAAGATGCTCAAGGAAGCTTTGTTGATGCAGGCTTTCGAAGTCTTTCAACAGACTGGCAAATTCGCCGACGAGTTCTCTGCCTTTGTCGATAGCCAGTCTCATTGGCTCGAGGACTACGCGAAGTTCGTTGTCCTCAAACAAGTCTTTGGTGGTCAGATTTGGTGCGAATGGCCAGAGCCGTTTCGCTTGCCTGACGAAGCCGAACTGCAGCGATTTGCAAAGCTATACGAACACCAGTTGAACTTCCATCGGTTCGTTCAATTCCTTCTTTGGAAACAGTGGAACGCCGTCCGCGAGTACTGCCACAGTAAAGGCGTCCAAGTCATGGGCGACTTGCCGATCTATGTCGAAACTGACAGTGCAGACGTTTGGGCCAACCCAGAATGTTTTAAGCTCGCAGACAACTTTAAGCCCGAATGGGTCGCTGGCGTGCCGCCGGACTATTTCAGTGCGACAGGACAACTATGGGGCAACCCGGTCTATCGCTGGGACGTGCTGAAAGAACAAAAGTATCAATGGTGGGTCGATCGATTTCGGCACAACACGGAACTGTATGATGTGATTCGCATCGATCACTTTCGTGGCTTGGTCCAGTACTGGGAAGTCGCCGCGTCGGAAGAAACGGCTATAAATGGACATTGGGCGGATGTTCCCGTTCACGACTTTCTCGAAACCGTGTTCGCACAAATTGATGCCGACCGTTTCGTCGCCGAAGACCTCGGAACAATCACCGAGGATGTTCACGAGGTCATGGAGCAGTACAGTCTTGCAGGCATGAAAGTGTTGATGTTTGGATTCGGTGGAGACCTCGTCGACCACCCCTACCTTCCACACAACTACACCGAAAACTGCGTTGCATATACCGGAACGCACGACAACAACACGGTCGTCGGCTGGTTTAACAAAGAGATGACTCCGGATGAATCGAAAAACTTCCGCACATACCTAAAGCGTCACGTAAACAGTGACAACGTTGCGTGGGAGATGATTCGACTGATTTGGGAATCGAAAGCCAAGCTAACAATCGCCCCGATACAAGATCTACTCAGCCTCGACGAAACGGCCCGGATGAACATCCCAGGTGTCGGTGAGGAATGTTGGCGTTGGCGTTGTCCCTATCTGGACCTCAACGACGAACTGGCCGAACGCCTAAGAAAGATCACCCAAGCAACCGGGCGAGCCTCAAGCTGA
- a CDS encoding exonuclease SbcCD subunit D: MNTRKILHAADIHLDSPLQKLDRYDNAPVDQIRGASRRALEAMTTLAIEQDVDLVLIAGDLYDGDWTDQNTGLAFVAQATRLYNARIPLLVIRGNHDAANQMTSSLPLPKLKYIGHPFLSEKHAETRVLDDLGIAVHGQSFARRAENGNMAAKYPDPINGMFNIGMLHTGLEGNTQHANYAPCTPRELTDKAYDYWALGHIHTRNDHALADGAPIVFPGNLQGRHINETGAKGCVIIDVDDRQKCTYDFHSCDVLRWHECIIDVTHLKHRDEILDHFESQIKQALLAAESRLVITRARLVGQTNLSPELLRSESSLRSELQAICIAVAREQLWLEDVRVRTELPTDQSTVDLDGPMQSVQEVLSQLRESPDSKDTIVAELDELIRKLPSELRPDSMMAALPIDDPQWVVNLVDSAAAEVHARIQSDQ, from the coding sequence TTGAATACACGCAAGATTCTTCACGCCGCGGACATCCACTTGGATAGTCCACTTCAAAAACTGGATCGCTACGACAACGCGCCGGTTGATCAAATCCGTGGTGCCAGCCGACGTGCATTGGAAGCCATGACCACGCTGGCGATCGAACAGGATGTCGACTTAGTTTTGATTGCGGGTGATCTTTATGACGGCGACTGGACGGATCAAAACACCGGCTTGGCCTTCGTCGCTCAGGCGACTCGTTTGTATAACGCTCGAATCCCGCTGCTCGTGATCCGTGGAAACCACGACGCCGCGAACCAGATGACTTCGTCTCTTCCGCTTCCCAAACTGAAGTATATCGGTCATCCCTTTCTATCCGAAAAACACGCCGAAACTCGCGTACTTGATGACTTGGGAATTGCGGTTCATGGGCAATCGTTCGCCCGTCGTGCAGAAAACGGAAATATGGCCGCAAAGTATCCCGATCCGATCAACGGGATGTTTAACATCGGAATGTTGCACACCGGGTTGGAAGGGAACACGCAACACGCCAACTACGCACCGTGCACCCCACGTGAACTGACCGACAAAGCCTATGACTATTGGGCCCTGGGCCACATCCACACCCGCAACGACCACGCTCTCGCCGACGGTGCCCCAATCGTTTTTCCGGGTAACCTTCAAGGCCGACATATCAATGAAACAGGAGCCAAAGGCTGCGTGATTATCGATGTCGATGACCGACAGAAATGCACCTACGATTTTCACTCCTGCGATGTCCTTCGCTGGCACGAATGCATCATCGATGTGACGCACCTGAAACACCGCGACGAGATACTCGATCATTTCGAATCTCAGATCAAACAAGCACTCTTGGCCGCCGAATCACGTTTGGTGATCACGCGAGCGAGATTGGTCGGACAGACGAATCTGTCACCCGAGCTATTGCGCAGCGAATCTAGTTTACGCAGTGAACTTCAGGCAATTTGTATCGCAGTTGCTCGCGAGCAGTTGTGGCTTGAAGACGTTCGCGTTCGCACCGAATTGCCAACAGACCAATCGACCGTTGACCTCGACGGTCCAATGCAAAGCGTCCAAGAAGTGTTGTCACAGCTACGAGAGTCTCCAGATTCGAAAGACACCATTGTTGCGGAATTGGACGAACTCATCAGGAAACTTCCCAGCGAACTGCGTCCCGATTCGATGATGGCAGCACTTCCCATTGATGACCCACAATGGGTCGTCAACTTGGTTGATTCCGCAGCGGCTGAAGTCCACGCCCGAATTCAAAGTGATCAGTGA
- a CDS encoding YhaN family protein produces MYIEKLDLLAFGSFTDHEINLSAGPHQFHVVYGPNESGKSTCLRAITALLFGFPTVTTDNYLHNNAKLRIGATLHTGEDKRLQFIRRKGRQNTILGADGKTALKDEELTLALGGIDEATFHHRFALSHEQLIEGGKAILESQGELGEILFAAGAGVGKLRAILSQLENEERELFAARARKTVLNAAISDLESKRGEIKELQRPPAQYRTLCEQIEQAERKSVEVNVQISDIRLQLLRYKAFSSACKVVPLWRHAQKRLDELGSVPALDEDFTARRREANANCVSHRKRSEELQSELQLAKDKQVQLTPDAAILDNAESVVALFLDVASRQAAETERTGLKRVLADHDRQLRRSLTDLDIEIAEDAGIAELEEAIKQLQISDAAHTRISELAANAEVLRQLEQDAGEHVRTLKRELDELDEELEQTPTTSDPKTLETVLGEIGPPREILAAQDQRKTDLESGRSECQQIAVALGLGKQTFEDIKTFTPPSPQQIDDCDETFGQCHRRIDQLKDQRSSLLKRRQTLEAELTQLQTEHALPTEQELAQSRELRDQMVDRWIAAKTDEERLESAQKTRNEIRKSDQMVDTLRHQQEKVVKADSIRNEIAQLSDEAAKLSDDLEGIIDELQEVTIRWEALWQDRGVAPGTVSEMRQWVNRHQGLVEKLTSLSQAESLFAQNEEKIRRMSTRLSNALALAWSQRQTIEQASENSIDIDAMEFESLHDAAIGLKGELQSAWIRRNQLQTKRDELAAAIPAAQSKFESCRTNRQQWEEQWQQATANIVRESSATPSVVNAKIKKITELFQQKRERDNTAERIEALSREQKEFDQRVITIANLVEHEADDAMSSGQTAKSLYERLQAAREADAELKRTVDRIKEIETKLAQANEALQEASTILKQLCDEAGVASVDDLPDVEQKAAAKRSAQQDFDQSNRELISMAGSNNPEEFAIEVESFDPIEITDTMEKLSAQVEELSKLRTEVDQNIGALKNDRDRIDGSDRAAILNQDLQMALGRISHHAEQWARLRVASMIMRQSIDHYRRANESPVLKIACDAFSQLTLGKYKGLRPEYDDKDRWALVGVQQSENGIEQTVPVELMSDGTRDSVFLAMRLASIEHQLSSGRKFPVIVDDCLIQLDDERAAAGLKLFSNLSAKTQVLMFTHHEHVLDLATETLAEEQFHVHRLPT; encoded by the coding sequence ATGTATATCGAAAAACTTGATCTACTGGCCTTCGGAAGTTTTACCGATCACGAGATCAATCTCTCCGCTGGTCCCCACCAATTTCATGTTGTCTACGGGCCGAATGAATCGGGCAAGTCGACATGCCTACGTGCCATCACGGCGTTGCTGTTCGGTTTCCCGACGGTCACAACAGATAATTATCTTCACAACAATGCCAAACTTCGGATCGGTGCGACGCTGCATACCGGTGAAGACAAGCGTCTCCAATTCATTCGCCGTAAAGGCCGCCAAAATACGATCCTTGGTGCCGATGGAAAAACCGCGCTCAAGGACGAGGAACTGACTCTCGCGTTAGGCGGCATCGACGAAGCCACGTTTCACCACCGATTCGCACTGTCACATGAACAATTAATCGAAGGTGGCAAAGCGATTCTAGAATCCCAAGGTGAATTGGGCGAAATCCTATTCGCCGCAGGTGCCGGCGTAGGAAAACTTCGTGCCATTCTTTCACAGCTTGAAAACGAAGAACGTGAGCTGTTTGCCGCGCGAGCACGTAAGACTGTTTTGAATGCCGCGATTTCCGATTTGGAAAGCAAGCGGGGCGAGATCAAAGAACTTCAAAGGCCACCGGCCCAGTACCGGACCCTTTGCGAACAGATCGAACAGGCAGAACGAAAGTCCGTCGAAGTTAACGTCCAGATCTCCGATATCCGACTACAGCTTTTGCGTTACAAAGCGTTTTCGTCGGCTTGCAAAGTCGTCCCACTTTGGCGGCATGCGCAAAAACGTTTGGACGAATTGGGAAGCGTTCCTGCTCTCGATGAAGACTTCACCGCGCGTCGACGCGAAGCAAACGCCAACTGCGTCTCTCATCGCAAACGTTCTGAAGAACTGCAATCAGAGCTGCAGCTAGCCAAAGATAAGCAGGTGCAATTAACGCCAGACGCTGCGATTTTGGACAATGCCGAATCGGTCGTCGCTTTGTTTTTGGATGTCGCCAGCCGTCAGGCGGCCGAAACCGAACGCACCGGACTTAAACGCGTCCTTGCTGATCATGATAGACAGTTGCGGCGATCGCTCACCGACCTCGATATCGAAATCGCAGAAGACGCCGGGATCGCCGAACTTGAAGAAGCGATCAAACAACTTCAAATCTCCGACGCCGCACACACTCGCATCAGTGAGCTCGCTGCAAACGCGGAAGTGCTCCGCCAACTCGAGCAAGACGCTGGCGAACACGTACGGACGTTGAAACGCGAACTTGATGAACTGGACGAAGAATTGGAGCAAACTCCAACCACTTCGGACCCAAAAACGCTCGAAACCGTCCTCGGTGAGATCGGTCCTCCGCGAGAAATCCTTGCGGCGCAAGACCAACGAAAGACCGACCTAGAATCGGGCCGTTCGGAGTGTCAACAGATTGCTGTCGCACTGGGACTCGGAAAGCAAACCTTTGAAGACATCAAGACTTTCACGCCGCCTTCGCCACAACAGATCGACGACTGCGATGAAACATTTGGTCAATGCCACCGCCGCATCGATCAACTAAAAGACCAACGTTCCTCACTATTAAAACGCCGCCAGACACTTGAGGCCGAACTAACCCAGCTGCAAACCGAACATGCCCTGCCGACCGAGCAGGAACTGGCACAGTCACGTGAACTGCGTGATCAAATGGTGGACCGCTGGATCGCAGCAAAAACCGACGAAGAACGTCTGGAGTCCGCTCAAAAAACCCGCAACGAAATCCGCAAGTCAGATCAGATGGTCGATACATTGCGGCATCAACAAGAAAAGGTTGTGAAAGCGGATTCGATTCGTAACGAGATTGCCCAGTTGTCCGACGAAGCGGCAAAACTGAGCGATGACTTAGAAGGAATCATCGACGAACTCCAAGAAGTCACCATCCGGTGGGAAGCGTTGTGGCAGGACCGAGGCGTCGCTCCCGGAACAGTCTCCGAAATGCGTCAATGGGTCAATCGGCACCAAGGACTCGTCGAAAAGCTAACTTCACTCAGCCAAGCCGAATCCTTGTTCGCACAGAACGAAGAGAAAATTCGGCGGATGTCCACGCGGCTTTCCAATGCGCTAGCTCTCGCATGGTCGCAGCGTCAAACGATTGAACAAGCCAGCGAAAACTCAATCGACATCGACGCAATGGAGTTCGAATCACTGCATGATGCCGCCATCGGTCTCAAAGGCGAACTACAGAGTGCTTGGATTCGGCGGAATCAATTGCAGACCAAACGCGATGAATTGGCTGCCGCGATCCCTGCGGCACAGTCAAAGTTCGAGAGCTGCCGCACCAATCGACAGCAATGGGAGGAACAATGGCAGCAAGCGACGGCGAATATCGTTCGCGAATCGTCCGCAACACCATCTGTGGTCAACGCGAAGATCAAAAAGATCACCGAGCTGTTCCAACAAAAACGTGAGCGTGACAACACAGCCGAACGCATTGAAGCTCTCTCGCGTGAGCAAAAAGAGTTTGACCAGCGGGTCATCACGATAGCCAACCTAGTGGAACACGAAGCCGACGATGCGATGTCGTCAGGTCAAACTGCTAAATCACTTTATGAGCGACTGCAGGCCGCGCGTGAAGCAGACGCCGAGTTAAAGCGAACGGTTGATCGAATCAAAGAAATCGAAACGAAGTTGGCCCAAGCCAACGAAGCCTTGCAAGAAGCTTCAACGATCCTGAAACAGCTCTGTGATGAAGCTGGCGTGGCGAGTGTTGACGACCTTCCCGATGTAGAACAAAAGGCCGCCGCAAAACGTTCCGCACAACAGGACTTTGATCAAAGTAATCGCGAACTGATTTCGATGGCCGGCAGCAACAATCCAGAAGAGTTCGCTATCGAAGTCGAATCTTTCGATCCGATCGAAATCACCGATACGATGGAGAAGCTGTCTGCTCAGGTTGAGGAACTTTCAAAACTGCGGACCGAGGTCGATCAAAATATTGGGGCATTGAAAAACGACCGCGACAGAATCGACGGTAGCGACCGTGCAGCGATCCTGAACCAGGATCTTCAAATGGCTCTCGGTCGAATCAGCCACCACGCCGAGCAATGGGCTCGGCTGCGAGTCGCTTCGATGATCATGCGACAGTCGATTGATCACTACCGACGCGCGAACGAAAGCCCCGTTCTGAAAATTGCCTGCGATGCGTTCTCGCAATTGACCCTGGGCAAGTACAAGGGACTCCGCCCGGAATACGACGACAAAGATCGCTGGGCGCTCGTTGGCGTTCAGCAATCCGAAAACGGAATTGAGCAGACGGTCCCGGTGGAATTGATGAGCGACGGGACGCGTGATTCGGTGTTCTTGGCAATGCGACTCGCATCGATCGAACATCAATTGTCCAGCGGTCGAAAGTTTCCTGTGATCGTTGACGACTGCCTCATTCAGCTCGATGACGAGAGAGCGGCTGCGGGTTTGAAGCTTTTCTCAAACCTATCGGCCAAGACTCAGGTTTTGATGTTCACACACCACGAACATGTTCTCGACTTGGCTACCGAGACCTTGGCAGAAGAACAATTCCATGTGCATCGCTTGCCGACTTGA
- a CDS encoding DNA/RNA non-specific endonuclease, producing the protein MINSVEELAREIGQAKQNHDLERLVELESCFVQTKEAGPLPLAPHIELDPKKVKTAGIAEESERVLGLANAVAKAKRKIWFQRQKWTNFRRPVIVSEGDSWFQYPVRLDDVIDVLMDDHLILSLGAAGDLLSNMLSDGEYLRAIGEENADIFLISGGGNDMLHGGRLATFLRPYQDGDDAASLLRPDRWSQFRTELRSNYATIFNSVAIQFPHVKTFCHGYDYPIARDGGKWLGGPLASRGVPKELWNDVIKILIDQLNEILIELAAGSRGKVIHVNCRNVVGPSTNSWYDELHPKDPGYKKVANRFAQSIRSSLQSHPPATELASDTVAQADLKTPTTPKLPPVVAQQFLARQQDLRLPKQFNLRDKASTYVATEAIIDHGRSKVGPLLRPAPSTAVPQDSSEPVGMKPEDVGSPKMDDAALISAKIRMTVDSVLEQGRLPDTGLGAEPSEADQHPTDADLLRQSPCSSLDAWQAHLRADPTAIESYNDYVEVRREFDREESVSRIETRMELLPESDLFFQERIIGASNLEQINFLSRGERAARTVGRLSVITEYGIPAGTGSGFLVGPGLLLTNHHVIATIERAGSGSYVLFDYEYDADNRLKNSERFDLTKELFFTDKDLDFTFVSVAPTGSRGNRIEDYGRMKLIRESGKALKGEEVSIIQHPEGLPKQIAIRESTVVGRKDAFVYYYADTNRGSSGSPVVNDQWFPVALHHRSVPDYYKPCEYVANRGIRISEIYKRLETLADAGSDMCRRIIDRLETDPVNSTTVTTSTNSFDSAVVERFVEPYHELPYDNRGGYDDEFLGRRVRMPMVTDPDGVAAPRIDGATQKYLLTYEHFSLVMHKHRRMAIFTASNVDASPAKKRPEPGKGYSRKALGGLGPNDREKWFEDPRIASNHQLPDRFFEKDDGAFDKGHLTMRADVAWGNDYSEVRRANGDTFHTTNCSPQVAEFNRAIFGFHGLWGELEEIVMKQAADEKLCVFAGPILSSSDQSFRGKDSSGEVLIQVPSAYWKVIVARTDSGLESFAFILEQDLSDTPLEFSLSAEWKRRRVKVKEVEDRAKFFKFPSEVHDADGA; encoded by the coding sequence ATGATCAACTCCGTCGAAGAGCTGGCTCGTGAAATCGGGCAGGCCAAGCAAAACCATGACTTAGAACGACTTGTCGAGCTCGAAAGCTGTTTTGTCCAGACGAAAGAGGCTGGGCCATTGCCGCTGGCGCCTCATATTGAGCTGGACCCTAAGAAGGTCAAAACCGCTGGCATTGCCGAAGAATCTGAACGTGTATTGGGACTGGCCAACGCGGTCGCCAAGGCAAAGCGAAAGATTTGGTTTCAGCGGCAGAAATGGACGAATTTTCGCAGACCGGTGATTGTCAGCGAAGGCGATAGCTGGTTCCAGTATCCCGTTCGGCTTGACGATGTCATCGATGTCTTGATGGATGATCATTTAATCTTGTCGCTTGGCGCGGCTGGTGATCTGCTCAGCAACATGTTGTCCGATGGAGAGTATCTGAGAGCTATCGGCGAAGAAAACGCAGATATATTTTTGATTAGTGGCGGTGGCAACGACATGCTACATGGTGGGCGTTTGGCGACCTTCTTGCGTCCCTATCAAGACGGTGATGACGCCGCATCTTTGCTACGTCCCGACCGTTGGAGTCAATTCCGGACAGAGCTGCGAAGCAACTATGCGACGATCTTTAATTCGGTTGCCATACAATTCCCACACGTAAAGACGTTCTGTCATGGATACGATTATCCCATTGCTCGGGATGGCGGCAAATGGCTTGGCGGCCCGTTGGCATCACGCGGTGTTCCAAAGGAACTTTGGAATGATGTGATCAAGATTTTGATCGATCAGTTGAATGAAATTTTGATCGAGTTAGCTGCGGGATCGCGGGGAAAAGTCATTCATGTCAATTGTCGTAACGTCGTTGGCCCCAGCACGAACAGTTGGTATGACGAGCTGCACCCAAAAGATCCCGGATACAAAAAGGTTGCCAATCGATTTGCTCAATCAATACGTTCATCACTTCAGAGTCATCCGCCGGCGACTGAACTGGCAAGCGATACCGTTGCACAAGCCGATTTAAAGACGCCCACAACGCCGAAGCTGCCACCGGTCGTTGCGCAACAGTTTTTAGCGCGGCAACAAGATTTGAGACTGCCTAAGCAGTTTAATCTTCGTGACAAAGCATCGACCTATGTCGCGACGGAGGCGATTATCGATCACGGGCGGTCGAAGGTCGGTCCTCTGTTGCGGCCTGCGCCATCCACCGCCGTTCCCCAAGATTCATCAGAACCAGTCGGTATGAAACCGGAGGACGTCGGAAGTCCCAAGATGGATGACGCGGCGTTGATTTCTGCGAAGATTCGGATGACGGTCGATAGCGTCCTTGAACAAGGGCGTTTGCCAGACACCGGTCTGGGAGCCGAGCCAAGTGAGGCGGATCAGCACCCAACGGACGCGGATTTGCTACGTCAATCTCCATGTTCCTCTTTGGACGCTTGGCAAGCTCATCTGCGAGCCGACCCGACTGCGATTGAGTCCTATAACGACTATGTCGAAGTCCGTCGAGAATTTGATCGAGAGGAATCGGTCAGTCGGATTGAGACGCGCATGGAGCTACTTCCAGAAAGCGATCTGTTTTTCCAAGAACGCATTATTGGTGCGTCAAATTTGGAACAGATCAATTTCTTATCGCGAGGCGAACGCGCTGCGCGAACTGTGGGGCGACTCTCGGTCATCACTGAATATGGGATTCCGGCCGGAACCGGGTCTGGATTTTTGGTCGGTCCGGGATTGTTGCTGACCAATCATCATGTCATCGCAACGATCGAACGCGCCGGATCGGGAAGCTACGTTCTGTTTGACTACGAGTACGACGCTGACAATCGACTGAAAAATTCAGAGCGATTTGATCTCACAAAGGAGTTGTTCTTCACCGACAAAGATCTCGACTTCACATTCGTTTCGGTGGCTCCGACTGGTAGCCGCGGCAACAGAATCGAAGACTATGGCCGGATGAAATTGATCCGAGAGAGTGGCAAAGCACTGAAGGGTGAAGAGGTTTCGATCATTCAGCACCCCGAGGGACTGCCAAAGCAGATCGCGATCCGCGAAAGTACCGTCGTCGGTCGCAAAGACGCCTTTGTCTATTACTACGCCGATACCAATCGGGGATCGTCAGGTTCGCCGGTTGTTAACGATCAGTGGTTCCCGGTCGCACTCCATCACCGCAGTGTTCCTGACTATTACAAGCCATGTGAATACGTCGCGAACCGCGGGATTCGAATTAGCGAGATCTACAAAAGGCTGGAAACGCTTGCCGACGCTGGTAGCGACATGTGCCGGCGTATCATCGATCGATTGGAGACCGATCCGGTTAACTCAACGACCGTTACGACGTCGACGAATTCGTTTGATTCTGCAGTCGTTGAGAGATTCGTCGAGCCATATCATGAACTGCCATACGACAACCGAGGCGGATACGATGATGAATTTCTCGGTCGACGCGTTCGTATGCCGATGGTGACCGATCCGGATGGTGTTGCCGCACCTCGCATTGATGGGGCGACACAAAAGTATCTTTTGACCTATGAACACTTTTCGCTGGTGATGCACAAGCACCGGCGTATGGCCATATTTACTGCGTCAAATGTCGATGCGTCGCCAGCGAAAAAGCGTCCTGAACCTGGGAAAGGCTACAGCCGCAAGGCATTGGGCGGATTGGGCCCAAACGACCGAGAGAAATGGTTTGAAGATCCACGAATCGCGTCGAATCATCAGTTACCAGATCGGTTCTTCGAAAAGGACGACGGCGCTTTTGATAAAGGGCATTTAACGATGCGGGCTGATGTCGCGTGGGGTAACGATTATTCCGAAGTCCGGCGAGCCAATGGAGATACATTTCACACAACGAACTGCTCACCTCAAGTCGCCGAATTCAATCGAGCTATTTTTGGGTTTCACGGCCTTTGGGGTGAGCTCGAGGAGATCGTGATGAAACAGGCGGCCGACGAAAAGTTGTGCGTGTTTGCCGGACCGATCCTGAGTAGTAGCGATCAGTCGTTTCGCGGAAAAGACAGCTCGGGTGAAGTGCTAATTCAGGTGCCGTCTGCGTATTGGAAAGTCATCGTTGCCAGAACCGATAGTGGACTAGAGTCATTCGCATTCATTCTTGAACAAGACCTATCGGACACGCCACTAGAATTTTCGTTATCTGCCGAATGGAAACGGCGTCGCGTGAAGGTAAAAGAAGTCGAAGACCGAGCAAAGTTCTTCAAATTTCCAAGTGAAGTCCACGACGCTGACGGAGCGTAA